In Aliarcobacter faecis, a genomic segment contains:
- a CDS encoding flagellar assembly protein FliW: MYKIVLPILGFEGAKNLSIEKIDEFFSFLVLEDKTKIAVVNINVLNKVTFDFEIDEKTLSELKIKSKDDFETYFVVVSQDPVEYSIINLVAPIFINKKEKLIGQYVTNEKVDPFFASIDKCSTL, encoded by the coding sequence ATGTACAAAATTGTTCTACCTATTTTAGGTTTTGAAGGGGCTAAAAATCTTTCTATAGAAAAAATTGATGAGTTCTTCTCATTTTTAGTTTTAGAAGATAAAACAAAAATAGCAGTTGTAAATATTAATGTTTTAAATAAAGTAACTTTTGATTTTGAAATAGATGAAAAAACTCTTTCAGAATTAAAAATTAAATCAAAAGATGATTTTGAAACTTATTTTGTAGTTGTATCTCAAGATCCTGTTGAATACTCGATTATAAACTTAGTTGCACCAATTTTTATAAATAAAAAAGAGAAATTAATTGGTCAATATGTAACAAACGAGAAAGTCGATCCTTTTTTTGCCTCAATTGATAAGTGTTCTACACTATAG
- a CDS encoding RNB domain-containing ribonuclease — MLKEIFTKIEKKIFEFSQEEKNIIESYIKDEIIIKNIEDYEINSKYKIGVLKIEKNFAILEDLVNPIKNIKLELESLNGAFNKDLVLAKRVFNPRSKIKAKIVKILDGKKVEILVYVKDGSFFTLKENIELNSKNIKNYKDGDVLLIDNKEFKELEFIGNLDEAKIDEFISLYIYEELYRDKQKVEADKFIEDEKVRVDLRDLPFCTIDPNSAKDHDDAIYFDEENRTLFVAIADVSYFVKEDSELDQLAFKKSSTIYLPSRTLPMLPNILSENLCSLKENVDRYAYVFKLKLDLKKLKVESSELFTAIIRNHRNFSYGRIDRVLEGKLDLYNNNEKRIFDYLLPLYKVTKKFRENRLQKGYDFRTQENRLKLKNDLLENIEVEKSTASHQLIEECMLMANIEASKKVGTLGIFRIHEEPNFKALSKLIDDVNILGVKAKLKDNVHQTLTHIQEEASKLFLRDEVDELIIQSLTQAKYSSKNLGHFGLGFSSYSHFTSPIRRYSDLVLHRILKSKKLPKNLDDICTHISEQERKIDKLVWDFEDRKYARWAKDNIGNEIKVKIVDIEKGKAVCYDKMVGLKVVIENYKGQKLFSKYKVKIVSSCLATKLIVATIV; from the coding sequence TTGCTAAAAGAGATATTTACAAAAATTGAAAAAAAGATATTTGAGTTTTCACAAGAAGAGAAAAATATTATAGAAAGTTATATAAAAGATGAAATTATCATAAAAAATATTGAAGATTATGAGATAAACTCAAAGTATAAAATAGGAGTTTTAAAAATAGAAAAGAATTTTGCTATTTTAGAAGATTTAGTAAATCCAATAAAAAATATAAAACTTGAATTAGAGTCTTTAAATGGGGCTTTTAATAAAGACTTAGTTTTGGCAAAAAGAGTTTTTAATCCAAGAAGTAAAATAAAGGCAAAAATAGTAAAAATTTTAGATGGTAAAAAAGTTGAGATTTTAGTTTATGTAAAAGATGGTTCATTTTTTACATTAAAAGAGAATATAGAACTAAATAGTAAAAATATAAAAAACTATAAAGATGGAGATGTTTTACTAATAGATAATAAAGAGTTTAAAGAACTAGAGTTTATTGGAAATTTAGATGAAGCAAAAATAGATGAATTTATTAGTTTATATATCTATGAAGAACTTTATAGAGATAAACAAAAAGTAGAAGCTGATAAGTTTATAGAAGATGAAAAAGTAAGAGTTGATTTAAGAGATTTACCATTTTGTACAATTGATCCAAATAGTGCAAAAGATCATGATGATGCAATATATTTTGATGAAGAGAATAGAACTCTTTTTGTAGCAATTGCTGATGTATCCTACTTTGTAAAAGAGGATAGTGAATTAGACCAATTAGCTTTTAAAAAATCTTCAACTATTTATTTACCAAGTAGAACTTTACCAATGCTTCCAAATATTTTAAGTGAGAATTTATGTTCACTAAAAGAAAATGTTGATAGATATGCTTATGTTTTTAAACTAAAACTTGATTTGAAAAAATTAAAAGTCGAAAGTAGTGAATTATTTACTGCAATTATAAGAAATCATAGAAATTTCTCTTATGGAAGAATTGATAGGGTTTTAGAAGGAAAACTTGATTTGTACAATAATAATGAAAAAAGAATTTTTGATTATTTGTTACCACTTTATAAAGTTACGAAAAAGTTTAGAGAAAATAGGTTACAAAAAGGTTATGACTTTAGAACTCAAGAGAATAGATTAAAGTTAAAAAATGATTTACTTGAAAATATAGAGGTTGAAAAATCAACAGCTTCTCATCAGTTGATAGAAGAGTGTATGCTAATGGCAAATATTGAAGCTAGCAAAAAAGTTGGAACTTTAGGTATTTTTAGAATTCATGAAGAGCCAAATTTTAAAGCTTTATCAAAATTAATTGATGATGTAAATATTTTAGGAGTAAAAGCAAAATTAAAAGATAATGTTCATCAGACACTTACTCATATTCAAGAAGAGGCAAGTAAACTTTTTTTAAGAGATGAAGTTGATGAGCTTATTATTCAAAGTCTAACTCAAGCAAAATATAGTTCAAAAAATTTAGGCCATTTTGGTTTGGGCTTTAGCTCTTATTCTCACTTTACAAGTCCTATTAGAAGATATTCGGATTTAGTATTACATCGTATTTTAAAGAGTAAAAAATTACCTAAAAATCTTGATGATATTTGTACTCATATTTCAGAGCAAGAGAGAAAAATAGATAAATTAGTTTGGGATTTTGAAGATAGAAAATATGCAAGATGGGCTAAAGATAATATAGGGAATGAGATTAAAGTAAAAATTGTTGATATAGAAAAAGGGAAAGCGGTTTGTTATGATAAAATGGTTGGTTTAAAAGTAGTAATTGAAAATTATAAGGGACAGAAACTATTTTCAAAATATAAAGTGAAAATAGTTTCTAGTTGTTTAGCAACAAAATTGATAGTGGCTACTATAGTGTAG
- the ilvC gene encoding ketol-acid reductoisomerase → MAINVFYDKDCNIELIKSKKVAMIGFGSQGHAHAENLRDSGVEVVVGLRKDGSSWKKAEAKGFKVLTVAEATKIADVVMILLPDENQADIYANEIKPNLKAGAYLAFGHGFNIHYKRIIPCKNTNVMMIAPKAPGHTVRSEFTKGGGIPDLIAVHQDASGDTKQVALAYASAIGGGRTGIIETTFKDETETDLFGEQAVLCGGATALVQAGFEVLTEAGYEPEMAYFECLHELKLIVDLMYEGGIADMRYSISNTAEYGDYVSGPRVINDESKKAMRQILKEIQNGVFAKDFILEGQAGYPRMNAERANTRASLLEQTGVKLRNMMPWIASKKIVNQETN, encoded by the coding sequence ATGGCAATAAATGTATTCTATGACAAAGATTGTAATATAGAGTTAATCAAATCAAAAAAAGTTGCAATGATTGGTTTTGGTTCACAAGGACACGCACACGCTGAAAACTTAAGAGATTCTGGAGTTGAAGTTGTTGTTGGTTTAAGAAAAGATGGATCTTCTTGGAAAAAAGCTGAAGCAAAAGGATTTAAAGTTTTAACAGTAGCTGAAGCTACAAAAATTGCTGATGTTGTTATGATACTTTTACCAGATGAAAATCAAGCTGATATTTATGCAAATGAAATCAAACCAAACTTAAAAGCTGGTGCTTATTTAGCATTTGGACATGGATTTAACATTCACTATAAAAGAATTATTCCTTGCAAAAATACAAATGTTATGATGATTGCTCCAAAAGCTCCAGGACATACTGTAAGAAGTGAATTTACAAAAGGTGGAGGAATTCCAGATTTAATTGCAGTTCATCAAGATGCTTCTGGTGATACAAAACAAGTTGCTTTAGCATATGCAAGTGCAATTGGTGGAGGAAGAACTGGAATTATTGAAACAACTTTCAAAGATGAGACTGAAACAGATTTATTTGGAGAGCAAGCTGTACTTTGTGGTGGAGCTACTGCATTAGTTCAAGCTGGATTTGAAGTATTAACAGAAGCTGGATATGAACCTGAAATGGCATATTTTGAATGTTTACATGAATTAAAGTTAATCGTTGATTTAATGTATGAAGGTGGAATTGCTGATATGAGATACTCTATTTCAAATACAGCTGAATATGGAGATTATGTATCTGGACCTAGAGTTATTAATGATGAATCTAAAAAAGCTATGAGACAAATCTTAAAAGAGATTCAAAATGGTGTATTTGCAAAAGACTTTATTTTAGAAGGTCAAGCTGGATACCCAAGAATGAATGCTGAAAGAGCAAATACTAGAGCTTCATTATTAGAACAAACTGGTGTTAAATTAAGAAATATGATGCCATGGATTGCTTCTAAAAAAATAGTAAATCAAGAGACAAACTAA
- a CDS encoding divergent polysaccharide deacetylase family protein, protein MAKKRSKLKTKVRQAKRKLSRKKLSKLFLLLIASLIFISIGSYFIFSNENELNKIEKSNLESNKTSSIYEEKQTLNEKKIFDELKIFENKKIEENIIKSEEKTKDEHFEETNFELEKSYIEENKENINEKIVQKIEEIKKINDEKTTNKLETKEKTTKKTEEEKEQKTKKTEVPKANEESIISSKDKYIHDPKKKPKLVIIIDDVSTQKQKESILNVGYPITMAFLPPTPNHPNSAQIAKDIPFHMIHFPMQASSAFKGPELDTLKITDSYEKIEARVKQLREWYPKAVYTNNHTGSVFTENDEAMAKLYKALDKYNFIFVDSRTSPKSLAKKYSVKYNMPYIVRNTFLDNTKEYSAIQNQLKDAIRIAKKQGYAIAIGHPYDITIKVLKESKHLLNEVEPVLLNKLPYL, encoded by the coding sequence ATGGCGAAAAAAAGATCAAAACTAAAAACTAAAGTACGACAAGCTAAAAGAAAACTATCAAGAAAAAAATTATCTAAACTCTTTTTACTTCTTATTGCTTCCCTAATATTTATATCTATTGGTTCATATTTTATATTTTCAAATGAAAATGAACTTAATAAAATAGAAAAATCAAATTTGGAATCAAATAAAACATCTTCTATATATGAAGAGAAACAAACATTAAATGAGAAAAAGATTTTTGATGAATTAAAGATTTTTGAAAATAAAAAAATTGAAGAAAATATAATAAAATCTGAAGAAAAAACAAAAGATGAACATTTTGAAGAGACTAATTTTGAACTAGAAAAGAGCTATATAGAAGAGAATAAAGAGAATATAAATGAAAAAATTGTTCAAAAGATTGAAGAGATAAAAAAAATAAATGATGAAAAAACTACAAATAAATTAGAAACTAAAGAGAAAACTACTAAAAAAACAGAAGAAGAAAAAGAGCAAAAAACAAAAAAAACTGAAGTACCTAAAGCTAATGAAGAATCTATAATAAGTTCAAAAGATAAATATATTCATGATCCAAAGAAAAAACCAAAACTTGTAATTATCATTGATGATGTAAGCACTCAAAAACAAAAAGAGAGTATTTTAAATGTTGGATATCCAATAACTATGGCTTTTTTACCTCCAACCCCAAATCATCCAAACTCTGCACAAATTGCAAAAGATATACCATTTCATATGATACATTTCCCAATGCAAGCTTCAAGTGCATTTAAAGGTCCAGAACTTGATACTTTAAAAATAACTGACTCTTATGAGAAAATTGAAGCAAGAGTAAAACAATTACGAGAGTGGTATCCAAAAGCAGTATATACAAATAATCATACAGGTTCAGTATTTACCGAAAATGATGAAGCAATGGCAAAACTATATAAAGCATTAGATAAATATAACTTTATCTTTGTAGATAGTAGAACTAGCCCAAAATCACTAGCAAAAAAATACTCTGTAAAATACAATATGCCTTATATTGTAAGAAACACTTTTTTAGATAATACAAAAGAGTATTCAGCCATTCAAAATCAATTAAAAGATGCTATTAGAATAGCAAAAAAACAAGGCTATGCTATTGCTATTGGTCATCCTTATGATATTACTATAAAAGTTTTAAAAGAGTCAAAACATCTTTTAAATGAAGTTGAACCCGTACTCTTAAATAAACTTCCTTATTTATAA
- a CDS encoding DNA-processing protein DprA: protein MIKKIDFEIPYLNLMKKYPNELFYMGNLELLKKRKIGIVGSRTPSQYSAIVTQKIANLLSQLGNVIVSGGAVGVDTIAHKSATPSKTIMISGTGLDIRYPAINKRLIQDIEQQGLVLSQFPINTPSLPRNFAIRNELIVALSDILIVTYADIKSGSMRSLEYALKMNKEIYVLPHRIGESEATNQLLAKGLVKAIYDINQFISQFGNTIQEDIKDEFLEYCKINPPYNEAVFKYGDKVFEYELLGKIEIQNGKVIIK, encoded by the coding sequence ATGATTAAAAAAATTGACTTTGAAATTCCTTATCTAAATCTTATGAAAAAATACCCTAATGAACTTTTTTACATGGGAAATTTAGAACTTCTAAAAAAAAGAAAGATTGGAATAGTTGGCAGTCGTACTCCTTCTCAATATTCTGCTATTGTAACTCAAAAAATTGCAAATTTATTATCACAATTGGGAAATGTTATAGTAAGTGGTGGAGCAGTAGGAGTAGATACAATAGCCCATAAATCTGCTACTCCGTCTAAGACCATTATGATAAGTGGTACGGGACTTGATATTCGCTATCCAGCTATAAATAAAAGATTAATTCAAGATATAGAACAACAAGGTTTAGTTTTAAGCCAATTTCCTATAAATACCCCTTCCCTACCTAGAAACTTTGCTATAAGAAATGAGCTTATAGTTGCACTAAGTGATATTTTAATAGTTACCTATGCAGATATAAAATCTGGAAGTATGAGAAGCCTAGAATATGCACTTAAAATGAATAAAGAGATATATGTCCTACCACATAGAATTGGGGAGAGTGAAGCTACAAATCAACTCTTAGCAAAAGGTTTGGTAAAAGCAATTTATGATATTAATCAGTTTATATCACAGTTTGGAAATACTATTCAAGAAGATATCAAAGATGAGTTTTTAGAGTATTGCAAAATCAATCCACCATATAATGAAGCTGTTTTTAAATATGGAGATAAAGTTTTTGAATATGAGTTATTGGGTAAAATTGAGATACAAAATGGGAAAGTAATTATAAAATAA
- the murC gene encoding UDP-N-acetylmuramate--L-alanine ligase, whose translation MRVHFIGIGGIGLSALARFLNFDGHSVSGSDMKSSSITKDLEKEGIKVSCPQESKNISDDLDLVIYSAAVTDENPELIEARLKQIRTLSRKEALPIILGDKKNYCVAGAHGKSTTTAILATILESSALIGAISKEFGSNFRYVNDIVAFEADESDASFLLSNPYCAIVTNAEPEHMEYYHYDYDKFYESYETFLSLAKKRVVNAEDKDIAKLKIEDATYLYPSKDIKNLCYTTKNGEPCTKFDLKDFGTFEVWGFGFHIATNASLAILAALNELDIETIRKNLLNYKGIKKRFDIVQSNEKFVVIDDYAHHPTEIEATMKSIELYDNLTNFNNRIVLWQPHKYSRTSDNLEGFKKCFRRCDELIILPLWTVAGEKKIDIDFEKEFASYNPIFADRIVSYKGKIELIKDDKIIKTYEDGIFLGVGAGDITYQLRY comes from the coding sequence GTGAGAGTTCATTTTATAGGAATTGGAGGAATTGGGCTTTCAGCCTTAGCTAGATTTTTGAATTTTGATGGACATAGTGTAAGTGGGAGTGATATGAAAAGCTCTTCAATTACAAAAGATTTAGAAAAAGAGGGAATAAAAGTATCTTGTCCACAAGAATCAAAGAATATAAGTGATGATTTAGATTTAGTTATTTACTCAGCTGCAGTTACAGATGAAAATCCAGAATTAATAGAAGCTAGACTTAAACAAATAAGAACTCTTTCAAGAAAAGAGGCTTTACCAATAATTTTAGGAGATAAGAAAAACTATTGTGTAGCTGGAGCTCATGGAAAATCTACAACAACAGCCATCTTGGCAACTATTTTAGAAAGTAGTGCTTTAATAGGAGCAATATCTAAAGAGTTTGGTTCAAATTTTAGATATGTAAATGATATTGTTGCTTTTGAAGCAGATGAGTCTGATGCCTCTTTTTTACTTTCAAATCCATATTGTGCAATAGTTACAAATGCTGAACCTGAGCATATGGAGTATTATCACTATGATTATGATAAATTTTATGAATCTTATGAAACTTTTTTAAGCTTGGCAAAAAAAAGAGTTGTAAATGCTGAAGATAAAGATATTGCTAAACTAAAAATAGAAGATGCAACTTATCTTTACCCATCAAAAGATATAAAGAACCTTTGTTATACAACTAAAAATGGTGAGCCTTGTACAAAATTTGATTTAAAAGATTTTGGAACTTTTGAAGTTTGGGGATTTGGTTTTCATATAGCTACAAATGCTTCTTTAGCAATACTTGCAGCTTTAAATGAACTTGATATAGAAACTATTAGAAAAAATCTTTTAAACTATAAAGGAATAAAAAAGAGATTTGATATAGTTCAATCAAATGAGAAATTTGTTGTAATTGATGATTATGCACATCATCCAACAGAGATAGAAGCAACTATGAAATCAATTGAGTTATATGACAATCTTACAAATTTTAATAATAGAATAGTTCTTTGGCAACCACATAAATATTCAAGAACTTCAGATAATCTTGAAGGGTTTAAAAAGTGTTTTAGAAGATGTGATGAGCTTATTATTTTACCACTTTGGACAGTTGCAGGTGAGAAAAAAATAGATATAGATTTTGAAAAAGAGTTTGCTAGTTATAATCCAATTTTTGCGGATAGAATAGTATCTTATAAAGGAAAAATAGAGTTAATTAAAGATGATAAAATCATAAAAACTTATGAAGATGGTATATTTTTAGGAGTTGGTGCAGGAGATATTACTTATCAATTGAGATATTAA
- a CDS encoding COG3400 family protein, protein MKKILIILDGIVAKKLLQRIVESNTGDNNYDVVYLNDVILPIQKPSNFTFYKFDPTSNSKLAMVLAKNIHSEVLMALNSKDEMLSVIKNIRDYKKNLQITILDYWGIKLNDSFLNIYKGIEVLANGMVERLPNVPVLAQNIGLKQGEIMEIRVPFGSSYAYRSIASIEQKQWRIFGIYRNQKMLDLKPTLVLKPNDIILVIGKPAVLMNIYSVIGKTQGQFPMPFGSKIYLYLDLYFENEKSVKKAIDEAKFLNNKLKNSLLIIKITRPTTVSIMNMIKEEVKHFPTIILQIDYANKGFKEIIKEDSRKYNIGLLMLTLSMFKDKEGIKHILELKIPIFKFGKESLRAVKNVGVVLNESGSYEQISPIVFDVATQLKIKTKIFDFDPIGEKDNQVRLLDHFESLAKIFNEKLEIIQGDENPIRELKKQKDMLQILPLKEKMFRKRFFIKFFYTNSDLISFDMDKFNQILIPVSED, encoded by the coding sequence ATGAAAAAAATATTAATTATACTTGATGGAATAGTTGCAAAAAAGTTACTTCAAAGAATAGTTGAGTCAAATACTGGCGATAATAACTATGATGTTGTATATTTAAATGATGTTATTTTGCCAATTCAAAAACCTTCAAATTTTACCTTTTATAAGTTTGACCCAACTTCAAATTCAAAATTGGCTATGGTTTTAGCAAAAAATATTCATAGTGAAGTTTTGATGGCTCTTAATTCAAAAGATGAGATGCTTAGTGTTATTAAAAATATAAGAGATTATAAAAAAAACCTTCAAATTACAATTTTAGATTATTGGGGGATAAAGCTAAATGATTCATTTCTAAATATATATAAAGGGATTGAAGTTTTAGCAAATGGAATGGTTGAAAGATTACCAAATGTACCAGTTTTAGCACAAAATATTGGGCTTAAACAAGGTGAAATTATGGAGATAAGAGTTCCTTTTGGAAGTTCTTATGCTTATAGGTCAATAGCTTCAATTGAGCAAAAACAGTGGAGAATTTTTGGGATTTATAGAAACCAAAAAATGCTAGATTTAAAACCAACTTTAGTTTTAAAACCAAATGATATTATTTTGGTTATTGGAAAACCTGCAGTATTAATGAATATTTATAGTGTTATAGGTAAAACACAAGGTCAATTTCCTATGCCATTTGGAAGTAAAATCTATCTATATTTAGATCTTTATTTTGAGAATGAAAAGAGTGTAAAAAAAGCTATTGATGAGGCTAAATTTTTAAATAATAAGCTTAAAAATTCTCTATTAATTATAAAAATAACAAGACCAACAACTGTTTCCATAATGAATATGATAAAAGAGGAGGTTAAACATTTCCCTACTATTATTTTACAAATTGATTATGCAAATAAAGGTTTTAAAGAGATAATTAAAGAGGATAGTAGAAAATATAATATTGGTTTATTGATGTTAACACTCTCTATGTTTAAAGATAAAGAGGGAATAAAACATATTTTAGAACTTAAAATCCCAATATTTAAATTTGGAAAAGAGAGTTTAAGAGCTGTAAAAAATGTTGGAGTTGTTTTAAATGAGAGCGGAAGTTATGAGCAAATATCTCCAATAGTTTTTGATGTTGCAACTCAGCTTAAAATAAAAACAAAAATTTTTGATTTTGATCCTATTGGAGAAAAAGATAATCAAGTAAGATTACTTGACCATTTTGAGAGTTTGGCAAAAATATTTAATGAAAAACTTGAGATTATTCAAGGAGATGAAAATCCAATAAGAGAGCTCAAAAAACAAAAAGATATGCTTCAAATACTCCCTTTAAAAGAAAAAATGTTTAGAAAAAGATTTTTTATTAAGTTTTTTTATACAAATAGTGATTTAATCTCTTTTGATATGGATAAATTTAATCAAATATTAATTCCAGTATCTGAAGATTAA
- the tgt gene encoding tRNA guanosine(34) transglycosylase Tgt: MEFQINATSKGARACTIKTAHSTILTPVFMPVGTQGTVKALDAKDMLEMGAKIILGNTYHLYLRPTSKLIKKFGGLHGFSKFPNSFLTDSGGFQAFSLSDNSKPDENGIMFKSHIDGSRHYFTPKSVLDTQYELNSDIMMILDDLVALPNSDERIKKSIERTTKWAKEAIDYHIEQKAKGVGIHQNIFAIIQGGTSKEFRKLSAEQLCAMEDFDGFAIGGLSVGEPNQDMYDTVEWTTQFMPENKPRYLMGVGTPEDLIENIERGVDMFDCVMPTRNARNGTLFTSFGRLNIKKAEFKEDSKPIDEECECYTCKNFTRAYLNHLLRAGEITYFRLASIHNITYYLNLMGQAREAILANNWVEFKKEFYTKRGK; the protein is encoded by the coding sequence ATGGAATTTCAAATTAATGCAACTTCAAAAGGTGCAAGAGCCTGCACAATAAAAACAGCTCATAGCACAATTTTAACTCCCGTTTTTATGCCAGTTGGTACTCAAGGAACAGTAAAAGCTCTTGATGCAAAGGACATGCTTGAAATGGGTGCAAAAATCATTTTAGGAAATACTTATCATTTATATTTAAGACCTACTAGCAAGTTAATCAAAAAATTTGGTGGACTTCATGGTTTTTCAAAATTTCCAAACTCATTTTTAACTGATAGTGGTGGTTTTCAAGCATTTTCTTTAAGTGATAACTCAAAGCCAGATGAAAATGGAATAATGTTTAAATCACATATAGATGGAAGTCGTCACTACTTTACACCAAAAAGTGTTTTGGATACTCAATATGAGTTAAATAGCGATATTATGATGATACTAGATGATTTAGTAGCATTACCTAATTCTGATGAAAGAATTAAAAAATCAATCGAACGAACAACAAAATGGGCAAAAGAAGCAATAGATTACCATATAGAACAAAAAGCAAAAGGAGTAGGAATTCATCAAAATATTTTTGCAATTATTCAAGGTGGAACTTCTAAAGAGTTTAGAAAACTAAGTGCTGAACAACTTTGTGCTATGGAAGATTTTGATGGTTTTGCTATTGGTGGATTAAGTGTTGGTGAACCAAATCAAGATATGTATGATACAGTAGAGTGGACTACACAATTTATGCCCGAAAATAAACCAAGATATTTAATGGGAGTTGGAACACCAGAAGATTTAATAGAAAATATCGAACGAGGCGTTGATATGTTTGATTGTGTAATGCCTACAAGAAATGCAAGAAATGGTACACTTTTTACTAGCTTTGGAAGACTAAATATAAAAAAAGCTGAATTTAAAGAGGATAGTAAACCAATTGATGAGGAGTGTGAATGCTACACTTGTAAAAATTTTACAAGAGCATATTTAAATCACCTACTTCGTGCAGGAGAGATAACATATTTTAGATTAGCTTCTATCCATAATATTACTTACTATTTAAATTTAATGGGACAAGCAAGAGAGGCAATATTAGCTAATAATTGGGTAGAGTTTAAAAAAGAGTTTTATACAAAAAGAGGCAAATAA
- the gatC gene encoding Asp-tRNA(Asn)/Glu-tRNA(Gln) amidotransferase subunit GatC, translating to MNTVDDKLLAKLEKLSSLKIEDENKEKIKNDISQMLEFVNNLNEVDVSNVQATFSTISGGTPFREDIAVSSKEISDAILKNAPKSEDNYFVVPKIIE from the coding sequence ATGAATACAGTTGATGATAAATTACTAGCAAAACTAGAAAAGCTTTCAAGCTTAAAAATAGAAGATGAAAATAAAGAAAAAATCAAAAATGATATTTCACAAATGCTTGAGTTTGTAAACAACCTAAATGAAGTTGATGTTTCAAATGTTCAAGCAACTTTTAGCACTATTAGTGGAGGTACTCCTTTTAGAGAAGATATTGCAGTTTCTAGTAAAGAAATATCTGATGCTATTTTAAAAAATGCACCAAAAAGTGAAGATAACTACTTTGTAGTTCCAAAAATCATAGAGTAA
- a CDS encoding arsenate reductase family protein: protein MIKVYGIKTCGSVKSALKFFKDHNIEVEFVDFKTTKIDLETIEKWSQKVDINILFNSKGTKYKTMNLKDLNLDSGGKKEYLAKEPMLFKRPVIEFGDKLIVAWNEEEYKKIFL, encoded by the coding sequence ATGATTAAAGTTTATGGTATAAAAACTTGTGGAAGTGTAAAAAGTGCTTTAAAATTTTTCAAAGACCACAATATTGAAGTAGAGTTTGTAGATTTTAAAACTACAAAAATAGATTTAGAAACTATTGAAAAATGGTCACAAAAAGTTGATATCAATATACTTTTTAATAGTAAGGGTACAAAATATAAAACTATGAATTTAAAAGATTTAAATCTTGATAGTGGTGGTAAAAAAGAGTATTTAGCAAAAGAGCCAATGCTTTTTAAAAGACCTGTTATTGAGTTTGGGGATAAACTCATAGTTGCTTGGAATGAAGAAGAGTATAAGAAGATTTTTTTATAA